caagatgaAGGCTGAAATGTTAAACATGGCAGATAATGCATTTGATGATGAATACCTGAAATGCACTGACAGGATGGAAGTCAAATATGTTCCCCAACTGCTGAAGGAGGAGAAGGCAAGCCATCAACTCTTGAAGAACGTGTGGGAAAATGCAGAAGCCAAATGGAAAGCCCAGAAGACTCACATCTTTCTCCCTATGAGTTTTAAAGATAACCATGGAATAGCACTGATGGCATATGTTTCTGAAGCTCAAAGACAGACTCCTTTTTACCATATGTTCAGTGAAGCTGTGAAGACGGCAGGCCTATCTCGAAAAGATTATATCTATGACTTCCAGTtcaaagcttttcatttttatctgaCAAAAGCCCTTCAGTTGCTGAGACGACCTTGTGAGGACAGTTATAAAAATGCGGTGTATAGTATAAGCCAGGATACCTCATTTGCATTTGGAGGGCTAAATCAAGCCAGATTTGGCCATTTCACCTTGGCATATTCAGTCAAACCTCACGCTGCTGATGACCAACACATTTTGTTAACCATCCACACGTGCTTTGGTGTTGCCattgaaaatttttttgataaagaaagtgaaagaattattttaataccTCTGAATGAGATTTTTAATGTGTCACAGGATGGGGCCAGCAATAACTTTATCCTTCAAAGCACAAACAAGACCTGCAGCCATTATGAGTGTGCATTTCTAGGTGGTAAGTATCTCTGTTCTGTCTCTGCTTATCTGAAGGGAAGGAGTGGAATCCTTAGGCCCAGGGAAAGGTCAGGAAAGAAACTGACAGatgtttgaaagaaaaaacattgaTGATGTTAGCTCCCTTCATatcatttagggttttttttcctgtaatttaattttgtcagaataatacatttatagcattttggaacattaaagaaagaaaatactataaGGCAGTGTTCTCAACTGGGCAATTTTGCCCTGCAAGGTCATTTGGCAGTAACTAGAATTTATAACTGTCACAGTTGTACTTAGTTGCCATGACTAGTCTCTaatgggtagaggccaaggaCACTGCTAAACAAAAGGCACAGAaacagcccccacaacaaagaagtACCTGGCCCATAACTTTACTTATAAGGCTTACAATGAAAAATAGCAACTCCCTGCCCAACTGCTCTCTATCCTCAATTTTCACTCCTCAGTGgcattcatttttagtttttcagcTAGTTTTTAGTAACATGCTTTAGCATGTTATTtcttgatttgaaatttttagatgTCATCAGTTATATCATCAGTAACTCAGACTCTTTTGTCTCTCTGTTCCACCAGTCTTAGCATGTTGGGTTTATTGATTCATGTTTGCAGTGTGACTATTGGAGCTGCAGGTATCAATCCATGTTCAAGAAAAAGGGAAGTAGCATGGCAACTATATCTATTTGATCAGGAAAGTAAAAGCTTTCCCAGAAACTCCTAGTAGATTTCTGATTACATATCATTGATCAGAACTTGATAATCTATAGCTTGAAGAAGAAAGCTTGAAAAGGGGGTAATTAGCTTGTCCAACCTCTCTAGTGTAGACAAGGAGAAGGGAGTTAGAAATAGCTGTCATGTCAGTAAACCAAATCTACCTGATAACCACCACCCTATGTTCTTCCTTAGTATTTGTGCATCTCCACCTTCTCAATCTCCCAGTGTAATAACGACTggtacctttttatttatttattttttaagattttatttatttattagagagagcatgagcaggggtaaggggcagagggagagggagcagcagacttcccactgaggagggagcctgatgtggggctccatcccaggaccctaggatcatgaccttgagccaaaggcagacgcttaactgactgagccacccaggtaccccaagactggtacctttttaaatatctcttttaCGCCAGGATTATTAGTTATATGAGTTTTCTGTTTCCTTAGGTTTTTTTTATATCCCGTCAATAATTCATCCCCAAATCCTGAGAAATATAAATCTCCTCTTAGTACATTTAGACATATAAGatactctctttttcttcttcttcttcttttttcttttttttttttttttgttaacagaATAGACTCCTTCTGAATTCCCCCATCATACTGCTCTATGATATACTTTATAGGCCAGCTGAATATCCTAAAATCTCTCCTCACAACTgtagaaattttcttttgtttcttccctgTGAAGAATCCACTATATcttgaattttcttctctttcttgaatTATTCCTTTGTTTGGCAGGGATAATGGGTTCTCTAAAAGTTTTTTGGAGAAAAGAGACATCGAGGGAAATTTTTAAGACTTTGCATGTCTGAAAGATCTACTTGTAGGCTTGAATAATAGTTTACATAGATTcgtatttttgttttagaaataattttccttGGAATTTTGGAGATATTCCTCCATCGTCTTCTGATTTCTGATGCTGCTGTTGAAGAAAAATGTGAAGCCATTCTGATTACTAAAACTTTGAATTAGACCTTACATTTTCCTCTGGGtggttttagaatttttctttatcCCCAACATTCTGAAATGATATGATATTGTGGCTTGGTGTATATGAGTGAAAGAATACCAAAaccctttccccttcttcctaTGAAAATGGCCTCTTGTTGATCTTCTAGCACTGTCTCTCTATAAATCTACTGAAGGTAGTTTCCTTGTACCTGAGCTATCATTTTGGGAGCTAACGAACAGCCCTGGATTGCTATGAGGACTTGTGTTGAAGGGATATATCTGATGCTGCCCTTCTGCTAAATAGTGTGCTGTGTTCCTTGCCTTGCATTCCTCTGCAAAACTGAGTAAACTGGTGAGAGAAGAACCTTTTTGGGTCTTATGAATGTGACTGTCTAACTGAACCCAAAACCAGAGCTGCTGTTGAAGCAGAGTGGGTATTGCAATATGACCTCAGAAGTGGGATAGACTTTTAGACCTTGACTCATTATAACCAAGGCACTATGAGATTAAAAAGAACAGATAGAGAAATGCTGGCGAGACACCATGCCTGGGTGGGGGGCTGATCCACTTATGATTTAGTGGCAGAAGTGTTGTGGCAGCAGCGCTTCAGGCACAAAATTTAGGGAAGGTCCTTACTCTCAGAGTCCTACACTTGTACCATCTGCAAAATTGCATGATTTTAAGAGTGAGTGCCTTTATAAATTTTGCCCTCGTAGGCACCTCATTTGCCTTACCGCAGTTCTGGACCTGAGTTGCAAGTAAATGAAACTGTTCACCTTGAGAGGGCAGATGAGGACTGGAGTGAATAAATTTGTATTGAGAGGAAAAGTGCCCATTCTCCTCACCAACCATATAGTGGACCTGACCAAAATCCAAGCCGGTTAGAGTTGGCTTATACAGCTGTGGGAGCTGATTATGGACATGCATCTCTTCCCAGTTTCTCATATATTGcagtagcttgaaattggccatggttGAGAGCTTAACCATGGAAATCAGTGAACACTACAAATCAGGACCCCACCACCCACCACAGAACCTGTTCAACTAAACTAGGACATCACAGTCAGAAACCAAGTTGAAGATGGGCTGACAAAATGATCCCACTTTGGTGCTCCCAGTGCATTCAGCTAAATGCCATTTGTGGAGGCATTGGTTATGCAAAAACCCTGGCTGCAGTCGCTATTGGCTTGAAATCAgtcactgggtgatggacaaAAGGTGATACTGAAACCCACAGAGTTGTTGTGAGTGGAATTATGAACAAATGGGGTGGAGCCATTGGGTTGATTCAGAATGAGCCAGGGCACAGATCAGCATGAGGAAGTGCAGTATGAATTCATgtgaggaaggcaggagaggaagaTGCACACCACTGTGGGGCCTGCCCACAAGGGCAGGCAAAGGCTATACAGCAAGTTAATGTTCAAACCACAAGGGGAGACCTTTGTGGAGGCTCACATGCACTGTTCTTTTGGGTAGCTCTGACAAAGTCCACTGCAATTGTGTTGATTTAGTGCCAAACTGGAATCTAACCAATGTTCTCTGTTGCCATCTAGAGACAACTCTTGGGATCTCAGGGGCAAAAACAAAGCTAGTGTTTTCAACACTATGAAGGATAATAGGCAGGGGTTTTAAAAACTCAAGCTAGGAGGATATAATCAGAACCTTGTTACATTGTGACTGAATATAACTCTGGATGAAAAAATAGTCATGTCTAAATGggataaaaaaattatactaaattTAGCACTAACACAGGCCTGTGTTGTTTTAAACTTGCTCAAgataactaatttttttaaggcccacaataaatttttatctaaaaaaaaaaatagatcagttGTTTAGGAATTGGAGAAAACATCAATGTCCCATTAGATAATACAGTTTCCTGGTGGTGAAAAATACTGATTTTGGTATTAATCCAAGATTATGTCAGTGAACTGTGAGTCCATGACAACAacaccctttctccttcctcataGGAAAATTACTACCAGTTAATGTTCTTCTATACAGTTTTTCTAGAAAACTTGGTTAAATGTGGAATGTCAGTGGTGTAGTCAGGCtatgtatgttatttttaaaaaatgaccccaTTTGGAAAACTACCTGGATTGGGAAGACTATAGATGAATTGTAATACCTGGTGGAAAACCATAGCTTTGGGATGCCCTGTCTCTTAGAGTGCAGATTAAGGTTTTATTGGAAGAACATTTGGAGAAATAGTAGAGTATACATCATACTCTGAACTCTATTTTGAACAGGGTGGGCATAGATCATCTGGCATTTTAGCCAGTGTTCCTATAGAGAGGGGCAAGgctgtatatatgtaatatgttctACATATTAGAGTCATGGGGGAAGGGAATATCAAGACTCTTTGGCTAGAAAAGTGACCCTGTTAGAAAGGAGGAGCACCTGGACTCCAGTGGCTGGTATTACTTTGTTAATCTTAGTCAGACATGTTGAGCCCAGTTCTCTATTAAGGCATCAAAAGGATAAAGGAAGATAAACCTACAGAGCTATCAAAGATTTAGTTTTTATAAATCTACACCTAGCCCTTGAGGGCTCATTAAACATAAGTATCTTACTGGTTCTAAAGGACGCTCTTTTTTAGGCTTCCTTGGGAGGAGTGAAATTTCTGTGCTGTTGTCTGAGATTGTCTGGAACTGGGACGTCAATAAGATCTCACATAGTTAGAACAGATAGGAAGTGACATATTCATCACCATGAGAAATTCACAGTATGAGTTAACACCTAGAGCAATTGGAAGGCTGTTCAGACTGTTTATCTGTATTTATAGCAAAAGAGAGTACTCTTTACCACTAACTTCCTCTAGACTTTCATCCACCAGACTTGTTCATCCCTATTGTATCAGTCAGGATtcaaccagagaaacagaatcagtaggaaatatataagaaacataTATGAAGCCAGTAACTAcaaggaattggcttatgtgaCTCAGGCTAGCAaggcaagtctgaaatctgtaggTCAGGCTTTCAGGAAGGGCAGGCAAGGACTCTTGGACATGAGCTAAAGCTGCTGTCTATAGGCAGAATTTCTTCTGGGAAGCCTCAGTCTCTTAAGGTCTTTCAGCTGATTTAATCAGGCCCACCAGATTATCATGGCTGTCTTTTTTACTTAAAGTTAACTTATCATAgactttaatcacatctacaaaatactttCAAGGCAACAATTAGATTAGTGTTTTACTGGATAATAGAAGACTGTATCCTAGACATCTGACACATAAATAAAACTGACCCTCACATCTATATTAGTTATCCAtcactgcataacaaattactccagaatttagtggcttaaaacaacgtttattatttcacagttaccttgggtcaggaatttgggtgTAGTATATCTAAGTCTTTTGGCTCTTACTGTCTCACAAGGCTGCAGTCATCATAAGACTTGACTGGGAAAGATCTGCTTCCCAGTTCACTTATTGGCAAGATCCAGTTCCAGTTCCTTATAGGTTGTTAACTAAGACCTCAGTTCTTCATGAGCTGTTGACCAGAGACTTCTCTTGTTTCTAGCCACATAGGGCTCTTCATAGAGTATCTCAAAACATGGCAGCTTGCTTCATCAGAGTAAGCAAGAGAACgagcaagaaagaaaaccagtaaaTCATAGCCTTTCGCAACCTAATCACAGAAGTAATATCACCAATGCTATATTCTCTTTGCTAGAAGTAAGTCACTAGTTCACTACACACTCAGAAGGAGAGGATTATCTAAGGATGTGAATACCAGGAAGCAGGGTCATTGGGAACGATGTCAGAAGCTGCCTACCATAATACCAACCCATTATGTGCTGTCACTTCCTCTTGGGATGATCCAGATTGGCTGTCCTTTTTCCATAATGATTAGTTCATAGTGACCTCTCTGGCAAGGAGATTAGCTACAGAACCACTGGAAGCAAAGTTAGCTTCCAGTTTCATATACTGGTGTTTTTGATCTAATCAATATGAACCATTTGTCGTTTTACTGAAatcatatgaaatatatatttatctactgAAGTAAAAGCAGATATTATATAAATGTCCATCCACTAAGGTCAGAACAAGCAAACCTACACAAAAAGGTGGAGAGCATACCATTCCTCCAATTCACCTCATTCTTCAACACCTAATTCCTTGGTACTTAGGAACTCAGCCAAGATAGAGGTTAGCATGGTTGTATGCAACTTATAAATAGCTGAGACAGCCAGTCAGTTCTGGAGAGATTGTTACGGGGGGGCTGATGGAATTTTTTATTGGAAGTCCTAATCCTTTATAAATGATTTCCTTACTGTGGTAGATTTGCTTACAGAGCCAGAAGCTGTAGTAAAGACAATGGCTACACGTGCTTGATTTGCTTTGTCGGTCTCtagatgtgtttctttttctctttctctctctcttttttttttaaagattttatttatttatttgagagagcaagcacaagtggcgtaagggtcagagggagaagcagacttcctgctgagtgaggagcctaatgcagggcttgatccacgagtccctgagccaaaggcaaactctAGATCAACcaggccacccaggctcccccagatGCCTTTCTTTAGATATATTCACTGCATATGAACATGTATGTTTGTAGCATAAGTATTGACTTCATGAGTTGTGTTAGCTGTGTTTGTTTCCATAGAGAGGACTACATATGATTTTATCTTTGGTAATAGAGTTCTGAGTGTCTCTACAGCCTAGACCATTAGTGTTGGCACTGGTAGATGTCAGTCAGCCCCAAGGTGGTACACTCCTTGCCAGGATCACCATTTGAAGTTCTGCTCTTCACAAGATCAGCCAAGGCAGTAAACAAATTATTATTACAATGGATGGATGCAGCATTCTATTGGAGTTGCCCAACCTGCAGGCAGGCTGATTTAATAGAAAACTGTGCTGTCTTTTCAGGTGCAAGTCTTGTAGGTAAGGCCCCTATTGAGCCAGTAGTTTggataaaatagtaaataaggctttttaaaaatatttttttaaatattccattctTAACCTCAGTAATTTGCTAATGGAATGTATGTGCCTATTGGACACTGTTCAGCTTCTCAAACCTTGGAATCAGATTACATACCACACTTATTTGCTGACCCACATTGATTTTcacatatatttgctttttatcacAATTACTGAAAACCCAACTATGCAAATACATGATATCAAACAGAATATTACATGGTATAACTTTGAAACTGCGTTCTACTTCAAGCTAGTAGTTCATGCTGTGTCTGATAGATACCAAGTACATCTGTGTTTGtcccaaaattttaaaacaccccTTGGTATTTTGTGAATTTCTACCAGTATTTGGGAACTGCAGGTCTAATAAATGGACAGGCACCTGTTTGTGAAAGTGGTTAAGGCCTTAGCAGCTGGGTTTGGTTCTTAATTACAAGTAAAATTTCCATGCAACAATGGAACTTTTGGGGTTTTATCCTACCTAGGGACTTAAGTTCAGAGAGAACCATTGCATGATAATATAGGGGGTTGAAGAGTCTTTTAGTGAGACAGTCTGTTTCAGTCCCAGTAACAGGCTAGCAGTAGCAGCCCTGCAAAGGGAGAAATTGCTTGTTTGCAGAAACCCAGCGATCAACAAATACTGCCTTAGTCTTGTAAGGTATATTATACCTATAGCTTTCTTAGCTACACCTTTCCTCACCTTTACCTCACCCTCAACTAAGCCCTCTGAAGTGAGGCTTGTACTCATTCATCTCCTGCTAAAGCAATATTTTGTATTAGTCTCTGTACTGTTGTTTTTcgtttaatttctattttggcAGCCTCAGGGCACCATCCAGATTCTAACGGACCTCTTAGGGATTCCCCCATTTTAGATGGAGAGATTCATTCTCAGGTAGCTGAATAGGTTAGATTAGATCAGTGAGTTAGCCAGGCATGGAAAAGAGATCATAGGACATCCAAGGCCTTCCTGTGGTATTCTAGGAAGCCCTCCATGGCTCATGCTGGCACCAAGTCTAAATAAACATCCTTCCACTGAAGTTCTTGACCTAACCACTGTGGGGCAGGCTAGCAGATTTCCTGTTTGTCACATCTCAGAGGATTTACTGCAGTACTGATGACTTTTTCTAGGCCATCACTGGTGAGAAAGTCTAAGGCCTTATAAATATATAGTGGTAGATGCCATATTCTTGCATTACAAAAACTGTGGATTTCCTTACATATATAGATCAGTGTTCTGGGACCACCAATCAATGTTCTGGGATAGAACAACTTGTTTCTTTATATGAATGTGAAGgatctttctttttatatatccAAGGATCTTGAAGATCtgattgaaaatttttttctcaatgaaTAGGAATTATCAtaagggcaccttgg
The genomic region above belongs to Canis aureus isolate CA01 chromosome 33, VMU_Caureus_v.1.0, whole genome shotgun sequence and contains:
- the ART3 gene encoding ecto-ADP-ribosyltransferase 3 isoform X4 gives rise to the protein MKTGHFVMVTMLLAAMILMDIFQMKAEMLNMADNAFDDEYLKCTDRMEVKYVPQLLKEEKASHQLLKNVWENAEAKWKAQKTHIFLPMSFKDNHGIALMAYVSEAQRQTPFYHMFSEAVKTAGLSRKDYIYDFQFKAFHFYLTKALQLLRRPCEDSYKNAVYSISQDTSFAFGGLNQARFGHFTLAYSVKPHAADDQHILLTIHTCFGVAIENFFDKESERIILIPLNEIFNVSQDGASNNFILQSTNKTCSHYECAFLGGLKNEDCVENVEYHQLINVYNPGEKSQNLEDPGMKNQESTVLPGMMSHEPTQIPGMKIPETFSLPEDKSREGIGNPAPGPVPVPGPKIHPSASSGKMLFPPLGTSIILISASTVYLFVAL
- the ART3 gene encoding ecto-ADP-ribosyltransferase 3 isoform X1 — encoded protein: MKTGHFVMVTMLLAAMILMDIFQMKAEMLNMADNAFDDEYLKCTDRMEVKYVPQLLKEEKASHQLLKNVWENAEAKWKAQKTHIFLPMSFKDNHGIALMAYVSEAQRQTPFYHMFSEAVKTAGLSRKDYIYDFQFKAFHFYLTKALQLLRRPCEDSYKNAVYSISQDTSFAFGGLNQARFGHFTLAYSVKPHAADDQHILLTIHTCFGVAIENFFDKESERIILIPLNEIFNVSQDGASNNFILQSTNKTCSHYECAFLGGLKNEDCVENVEYHQLINVYNPGEKSQNLEDPGMKNQESTVLPGMMSHEPTQIPGMKIPETFSLPGIKVVQLDEKPEDKSREGIGNPAPGPVPVPGPKIHPSASSGKMLFPPLGTSIILISASTVYLFVAL
- the ART3 gene encoding ecto-ADP-ribosyltransferase 3 isoform X8 encodes the protein MKTGHFVMVTMLLAAMILMDIFQMKAEMLNMADNAFDDEYLKCTDRMEVKYVPQLLKEEKASHQLLKNVWENAEAKWKAQKTHIFLPMSFKDNHGIALMAYVSEAQRQTPFYHMFSEAVKTAGLSRKDYIYDFQFKAFHFYLTKALQLLRRPCEDSYKNAVYSISQDTSFAFGGLNQARFGHFTLAYSVKPHAADDQHILLTIHTCFGVAIENFFDKESERIILIPLNEIFNVSQDGASNNFILQSTNKTCSHYECAFLGGLKNEDCVENVEYHQLINVYNPGEKSQNLEDPGMKNQESTVLPGMMSHEPTQIPEDKSREGIGNPAPGPVPVPGPKIHPSASSGKMLFPPLGTSIILISASTVYLFVAL
- the ART3 gene encoding ecto-ADP-ribosyltransferase 3 isoform X10, coding for MFNSGLHEKRKMKTGHFVMVTMLLAAMILMDIFQMKAEMLNMADNAFDDEYLKCTDRMEVKYVPQLLKEEKASHQLLKNVWENAEAKWKAQKTHIFLPMSFKDNHGIALMAYVSEAQRQTPFYHMFSEAVKTAGLSRKDYIYDFQFKAFHFYLTKALQLLRRPCEDSYKNAVYSISQDTSFAFGGLNQARFGHFTLAYSVKPHAADDQHILLTIHTCFGVAIENFFDKESERIILIPLNEIFNVSQDGASNNFILQSTNKTCSHYECAFLGGLKNEDCVENVEYHQLINVYNPVSSYNLGEKSQNLEDPGMKNQESTVLPGMMSHEPTQIPGMKIPETFSLPGIKVVQLDEKPEDKSREGIGNPAPGPVPVPGPKIHPSASSGKMLFPPLGTSIILISASTVYLFVAL
- the ART3 gene encoding ecto-ADP-ribosyltransferase 3 isoform X2 → MKTGHFVMVTMLLAAMILMDIFQMKAEMLNMADNAFDDEYLKCTDRMEVKYVPQLLKEEKASHQLLKNVWENAEAKWKAQKTHIFLPMSFKDNHGIALMAYVSEAQRQTPFYHMFSEAVKTAGLSRKDYIYDFQFKAFHFYLTKALQLLRRPCEDSYKNAVYSISQDTSFAFGGLNQARFGHFTLAYSVKPHAADDQHILLTIHTCFGVAIENFFDKESERIILIPLNEIFNVSQDGASNNFILQSTNKTCSHYECAFLGGLKNEDCVENVEYHQLINVYNPVSSYNLGEKSQNLEDPGMKNQESTVLPGMMSHEPTQIPGMKIPETFSLPEDKSREGIGNPAPGPVPVPGPKIHPSASSGKMLFPPLGTSIILISASTVYLFVAL
- the ART3 gene encoding ecto-ADP-ribosyltransferase 3 isoform X7, producing the protein MKTGHFVMVTMLLAAMILMDIFQMKAEMLNMADNAFDDEYLKCTDRMEVKYVPQLLKEEKASHQLLKNVWENAEAKWKAQKTHIFLPMSFKDNHGIALMAYVSEAQRQTPFYHMFSEAVKTAGLSRKDYIYDFQFKAFHFYLTKALQLLRRPCEDSYKNAVYSISQDTSFAFGGLNQARFGHFTLAYSVKPHAADDQHILLTIHTCFGVAIENFFDKESERIILIPLNEIFNVSQDGASNNFILQSTNKTCSHYECAFLGGLKNEDCVENVEYHQLINVYNPGMKNQESTVLPGMMSHEPTQIPGMKIPETFSLPEDKSREGIGNPAPGPVPVPGPKIHPSASSGKMLFPPLGTSIILISASTVYLFVAL
- the ART3 gene encoding ecto-ADP-ribosyltransferase 3 isoform X9; this encodes MKTGHFVMVTMLLAAMILMDIFQMKAEMLNMADNAFDDEYLKCTDRMEVKYVPQLLKEEKASHQLLKNVWENAEAKWKAQKTHIFLPMSFKDNHGIALMAYVSEAQRQTPFYHMFSEAVKTAGLSRKDYIYDFQFKAFHFYLTKALQLLRRPCEDSYKNAVYSISQDTSFAFGGLNQARFGHFTLAYSVKPHAADDQHILLTIHTCFGVAIENFFDKESERIILIPLNEIFNVSQDGASNNFILQSTNKTCSHYECAFLGGLKNEDCVENVEYHQLINVYNPGMKNQESTVLPGMMSHEPTQIPEDKSREGIGNPAPGPVPVPGPKIHPSASSGKMLFPPLGTSIILISASTVYLFVAL
- the ART3 gene encoding ecto-ADP-ribosyltransferase 3 isoform X6; translation: MAPLWPLCGPQTADPADAFPRGAAMPVSLFPHEAQKRKMKTGHFVMVTMLLAAMILMDIFQMKAEMLNMADNAFDDEYLKCTDRMEVKYVPQLLKEEKASHQLLKNVWENAEAKWKAQKTHIFLPMSFKDNHGIALMAYVSEAQRQTPFYHMFSEAVKTAGLSRKDYIYDFQFKAFHFYLTKALQLLRRPCEDSYKNAVYSISQDTSFAFGGLNQARFGHFTLAYSVKPHAADDQHILLTIHTCFGVAIENFFDKESERIILIPLNEIFNVSQDGASNNFILQSTNKTCSHYECAFLGGLKNEDCVENVEYHQLINVYNPVSSYNLGEKSQNLEDPGMKNQESTVLPGMMSHEPTQIPGMKIPETFSLPGIKVVQLDEKPEDKSREGIGNPAPGPVPVPGPKIHPSASSGKMLFPPLGTSIILISASTVYLFVAL
- the ART3 gene encoding ecto-ADP-ribosyltransferase 3 isoform X3, whose product is MKTGHFVMVTMLLAAMILMDIFQMKAEMLNMADNAFDDEYLKCTDRMEVKYVPQLLKEEKASHQLLKNVWENAEAKWKAQKTHIFLPMSFKDNHGIALMAYVSEAQRQTPFYHMFSEAVKTAGLSRKDYIYDFQFKAFHFYLTKALQLLRRPCEDSYKNAVYSISQDTSFAFGGLNQARFGHFTLAYSVKPHAADDQHILLTIHTCFGVAIENFFDKESERIILIPLNEIFNVSQDGASNNFILQSTNKTCSHYECAFLGGLKNEDCVENVEYHQLINVYNPGMKNQESTVLPGMMSHEPTQIPGMKIPETFSLPGIKVVQLDEKPEDKSREGIGNPAPGPVPVPGPKIHPSASSGKMLFPPLGTSIILISASTVYLFVAL
- the ART3 gene encoding ecto-ADP-ribosyltransferase 3 isoform X11, which translates into the protein MKTGHFVMVTMLLAAMILMDIFQMKAEMLNMADNAFDDEYLKCTDRMEVKYVPQLLKEEKASHQLLKNVWENAEAKWKAQKTHIFLPMSFKDNHGIALMAYVSEAQRQTPFYHMFSEAVKTAGLSRKDYIYDFQFKAFHFYLTKALQLLRRPCEDSYKNAVYSISQDTSFAFGGLNQARFGHFTLAYSVKPHAADDQHILLTIHTCFGVAIENFFDKESERIILIPLNEIFNVSQDGASNNFILQSTNKTCSHYECAFLGGLKNEDCVENVEYHQLINVYNPVSSYNLGEKSQNLEDPGMKNQESTVLPGMMSHEPTQIPGMKIPETFSLPGIKVVQLDEKPEDKSREGIGNPAPGPVPVPGPKIHPSASSGKMLFPPLGTSIILISASTVYLFVAL
- the ART3 gene encoding ecto-ADP-ribosyltransferase 3 isoform X5, with product MKTGHFVMVTMLLAAMILMDIFQMKAEMLNMADNAFDDEYLKCTDRMEVKYVPQLLKEEKASHQLLKNVWENAEAKWKAQKTHIFLPMSFKDNHGIALMAYVSEAQRQTPFYHMFSEAVKTAGLSRKDYIYDFQFKAFHFYLTKALQLLRRPCEDSYKNAVYSISQDTSFAFGGLNQARFGHFTLAYSVKPHAADDQHILLTIHTCFGVAIENFFDKESERIILIPLNEIFNVSQDGASNNFILQSTNKTCSHYECAFLGGLKNEDCVENVEYHQLINVYNPVSSYNLGEKSQNLEDPGMKNQESTVLPGMMSHEPTQIPEDKSREGIGNPAPGPVPVPGPKIHPSASSGKMLFPPLGTSIILISASTVYLFVAL